From the genome of Halorussus caseinilyticus, one region includes:
- a CDS encoding amidohydrolase family protein, whose amino-acid sequence MLELEHRFRVVDVHARLNADAGGVQTRGRAISPDRLEREMHQAGVVRSVVFPGARDGGSYVSANNAVARRSVDRPFLAFARINGPRDPGERASSRLRNLAARRKDHHTSPEDVEQYAYDDRFHGFKLNPAEDGLPDEETLDQLEDVALPVLVHAGEGFSPAAAEDSLLSRSFPVVLAHFGGHPLNRELMTDAVDMLERNDTCYLDTSYVRYRDLLERAVMEHPDRVLFGSGSPSSHPNVAVMEILTLDVPEDAMRKVFDKNARRVLDDSLPGDF is encoded by the coding sequence ATGCTGGAGTTGGAGCATCGCTTCCGGGTCGTAGACGTACACGCCAGACTCAACGCCGACGCCGGAGGCGTCCAGACTCGCGGGCGGGCAATCAGTCCGGACCGGTTAGAGCGGGAGATGCATCAGGCGGGCGTCGTGCGCTCGGTCGTGTTCCCCGGCGCGCGCGACGGCGGTAGTTACGTGAGCGCCAACAACGCCGTCGCGCGCCGGAGCGTGGACCGGCCGTTCCTCGCGTTCGCCCGTATCAACGGACCCCGCGACCCCGGCGAACGCGCGTCCTCGCGCCTGCGCAACCTCGCCGCGCGCCGGAAGGACCACCACACCTCGCCAGAGGACGTAGAGCAGTACGCCTACGACGACCGGTTTCACGGCTTCAAACTCAATCCCGCCGAGGACGGCCTGCCCGACGAAGAGACGTTAGACCAGTTGGAGGACGTAGCACTGCCCGTCCTCGTCCACGCTGGCGAGGGGTTCTCGCCTGCCGCGGCCGAAGATTCCCTGCTCTCGCGGTCGTTCCCGGTCGTTCTGGCCCACTTCGGCGGCCACCCGCTCAACCGGGAGTTGATGACCGACGCCGTGGACATGCTGGAACGCAACGACACCTGTTACCTCGACACGAGTTACGTCCGCTACCGGGACCTGCTGGAGCGAGCGGTGATGGAACACCCCGACCGCGTGCTGTTCGGCAGTGGGTCGCCGAGTTCCCACCCGAACGTCGCGGTGATGGAGATTCTGACCCTCGACGTGCCCGAGGACGCGATGCGGAAGGTCTTCGACAAGAACGCCAGACGCGTCCTCGACGACTCGCTTCCGGGCGACTTCTGA
- a CDS encoding winged helix-turn-helix domain-containing protein — MADNGGDDRKSDEGTCTDSDDSAGASNDSPETDQPTPGVSLSLDATLELLAHSDRRAILDYLLDAEDSTATVGELADYLVAKKAERTGEQPGHDHVLSTLHHVHIPKLADSGVVDYDPRTKEVRYWGSDRLETWHERIQSREDT; from the coding sequence ATGGCTGACAACGGGGGCGACGACCGAAAATCCGACGAGGGCACCTGTACCGACAGCGACGACTCGGCGGGCGCGTCGAACGACTCGCCCGAGACCGACCAGCCAACTCCCGGCGTCTCGCTCTCGCTGGACGCGACGCTCGAACTGCTGGCCCACTCCGACCGACGAGCGATACTCGACTACCTGCTGGACGCCGAGGACTCCACCGCGACCGTCGGCGAACTCGCGGACTACCTCGTCGCGAAAAAAGCCGAACGGACGGGCGAACAACCCGGTCACGACCACGTTCTCTCGACGCTCCACCACGTCCACATCCCGAAACTGGCGGACTCGGGCGTCGTGGACTACGACCCCCGAACGAAGGAAGTTCGGTACTGGGGAAGCGACCGACTCGAAACGTGGCACGAGCGCATCCAGAGCCGGGAAGACACTTAG
- a CDS encoding DUF7344 domain-containing protein has product MVGGHERWTDHERIDRSCDLLGSAYRRRVVYTLRKDGSATLGELADAVVASELATDRQRAMASLVHTHLPKLADFDVVEYDDPEDGVALSDGVEALEPFLTLAARQETDGAQLVQSDEGPDAIAGNAPD; this is encoded by the coding sequence ATGGTAGGTGGACACGAAAGGTGGACGGACCACGAGCGCATCGACCGCTCGTGTGACCTGCTCGGTAGCGCGTACCGTCGTCGCGTCGTCTATACCCTCCGAAAAGACGGTTCCGCGACGCTCGGCGAACTCGCCGACGCGGTGGTCGCGTCGGAACTCGCTACCGACCGACAGCGTGCGATGGCCTCGCTCGTACACACGCACCTTCCGAAACTCGCCGACTTCGACGTAGTGGAGTACGACGACCCCGAAGACGGGGTGGCGCTCTCGGACGGGGTAGAAGCGCTCGAACCGTTTCTCACCCTCGCCGCCCGACAGGAGACCGACGGAGCGCAACTGGTCCAATCGGACGAGGGACCCGACGCTATCGCGGGGAACGCGCCGGACTAA
- a CDS encoding helix-turn-helix domain-containing protein has product MTDRQYEALRTATEMGYFEVPCRVELEDIADALGVSRQSVSERLRRATEALVRATIYHDSEMPDGETTDRETNDDEAPENDG; this is encoded by the coding sequence CTGACCGACCGCCAGTACGAGGCGCTCCGGACCGCGACCGAGATGGGCTACTTCGAGGTCCCCTGCCGGGTCGAACTGGAGGACATCGCCGACGCACTCGGCGTCTCCCGTCAGTCGGTGTCCGAGCGACTCCGACGGGCGACCGAAGCGCTGGTCCGGGCGACTATCTACCACGACTCCGAGATGCCGGACGGCGAAACGACGGACAGAGAAACGAATGACGACGAGGCTCCCGAGAACGACGGGTAG